A genome region from Equus caballus isolate H_3958 breed thoroughbred chromosome 19, TB-T2T, whole genome shotgun sequence includes the following:
- the SLC51A gene encoding organic solute transporter subunit alpha, with protein sequence MESGRTQIKLDPRYTADLLEILKTNYSIPSACFSIPPTATQLLRALGPLQIALTVILTLLALGSIAIFLEDAVYLYKNTRCPIKRRTLLWSSSAPTVVSVFCCFGLWIPRSLTLVEMAIISFYSVCFYLLMMAMVEGFGGKEAVMRTLKDTPMMIHTGPCCCCCPCCPKIMLTRKKLQLLMLGPFQYAFFRITTGLAGLFLIPDGIYDPADISEKSTALWINTLLGVSTLLALWSLGIIFRQARLHLGEQNIGAKFALFQALLILTALQPAIFSVLANGGQIACSPPFSSKIRSQVMNCHLLILETFLITVLTRMYYRRKDDKVGYEPFPSPDLDMSLEA encoded by the exons aTGGAGTCAGGCAGGACGCAGATAAAGCTTGACCCCAG GTACACGGCAGATCTTCTGGAGATACTGAAAACCAATTACAGCATCCCCTCTGCCTGCTTCTCAATCCCTCCCACTGCAACGCAGCTTCTGAGAG CATTGGGTCCTTTGCAAATTGCCCTCACAGTCATCTTGACCTTGCTTGCCCTGGGCTCGATTGCCATCTTCCTGGAGGATGCTGTCTACTTGTACAAGAACACCCGTTGTCCCATCAAGAGGAGAACTCTGCTCTGGAGCAGTTCTGCACCCACG GTAGTGTCTGTGTTCTGCTGCTTTGGTCTCTGGATCCCTCGTTCCCTCACACTAGTGGAAATGGCCATAATCTC GTTTTACTCTGTGTGCTTTTATCTGCTGATGATGGCCATGGTGGAAGGCTTTGGGGGGAAGGAGGCAGTAATGAGGACACTGAAGGACACCCCAATGATGATCCACACAggcccctgctgctgctgctgcccctgttGCCCCAAAATCATGCTCACCAG GAAAAAGCTTCAGCTGCTGATGTTGGGCCCATTCCAGTATGCCTTCTTCAGGATAACAACGGGCCTGGCGGGCCTGTTTCTCATCCCTGATGGCATCTATGACCCAGCAGAC ATTTCTGAGAAGAGCACAGCTCTATGGATCAACACTCTCCTTGGGGTGTCCACCCTGTTGGCTCTCTGGTCCCTGGGCATCATTTTCCGTCAAGCAAGGCTGCACCTGGGTGAGCAGAACATAGGAGCCAAATTTGCTCTGTTCCAG GCACTCCTCATCCTGACTGCCCTGCAGCCAGCCATCTTCTCAGTCTTGGCCAATGGCGGGCAGATTGCTTGTTCACCTcctttttcctctaagatcaggtcTCAAG TGATGAATTGCCATCTCCTCATACTGGAGACTTTTCTGATAACTGTGCTGACACGAATGTACTACCGAAGGAAAGACGACAAGGTTGGATATGAACCTTTCCCTTCTCCAGACCTGGATATGAGCCTCGAAGCCTGA